Proteins encoded together in one Rhipicephalus sanguineus isolate Rsan-2018 chromosome 9, BIME_Rsan_1.4, whole genome shotgun sequence window:
- the LOC119404454 gene encoding phospholipid phosphatase 3, with protein sequence MPTGERIMKRVFTYSLILGLLVICVASMRGALMPKTLPGFRCDDPHIRHPFRGDTVTLTQILALVIVLPGPLVCSWWSSGPTVPVRWPLVRSALRHYVLGLELVSVAIEVVKSLVTKPRPHFLDSCRPDWDKLDCSQGLVTQYQCANEEAWILVDMYKSFPSGHSALGFYLFTFVAAYCAVRLPSLTSRWSRGGCRLLQLCLFVLACACAASRIYDRRHHPVDVVTGGLLGVLGGLATVRWFVSSSRHRIESKAQ encoded by the exons ATGCCGACGGGCGAGCGCATCATGAAGAGGGTCTTCACGTATTCACTCATCCTGG GTCTGCTGGTGATATGCGTGGCGTCCATGCGCGGGGCCCTGATGCCCAAGACGCTCCCTGGCTTCCGCTGCGACGACCCGCACATCCGGCATCCGTTCCGGGGCGACACCGTCACGCTCACGCAGATCCTGGCGCTGGTCATTGTACTGCCGGGACCTCTGGT ctGTTCCTGGTGGAGCAGTGGGCCGACGGTCCCAGTCCGCTGGCCGCTGGTCCGGTCTGCGCTGCGCCACTACGTTCTCGGCCTGGAGCTGGTCTCCGTGGCCATCGAGGTGGTCAAGTCTCTGGTCACCAAGCCCCGCCCACACTTCCTCGACTCGTGCCGACCCGACTGGGACAAGCTCGACTGCTCGCAGGG TCTGGTGACGCAGTACCAGTGCGCCAATGAGGAGGCTTGGATACTGGTCGACATGTACAAGTCGTTTCCCTCTGGTCACTCGGCGCTCGGCTTCTACCTCTTCACATTCGTAGCG GCATACTGCGCCGTGCGGCTACCCTCGCTGACGTCACGGTGGTCGCGCGGCGGTTGCCGCCTGCTACAGCTGTGCCTCTTCGTGCTggcctgcgcatgcgccgcgtCGCGCATCTACGACCGCAGGCACCACCCCGTGGACGTCGTCACCGGGGGACTGCTCGGCGTGCTGGGAGGACTCGCCACG GTGCGGTGGTTCGTTTCCAGCAGTCGACATCGCATCGAATCTAAAGCCCAATGA